The stretch of DNA CTTATCAAATTAAAGAAGCCCTGGTTAATCTGCCTACAAAACTTCGGTCTGCCCATTTCATCACACTGCAAAATGGATTGGGTAATGGGCAGCAGGTTGCAGCTTACGTTGGAATCAATCAAACTGTGGAAGGTGTTTCAATCATGCCTGCTGAGTTTATCAAACCAGGTGAGGTAGGCTCTGCTGGCAGCTCTGAAACTTGGATGTTTTCAGCAAATGGAGAGCAGAGCGAGATCGTGAGTCAGGTTGGTGAAGATTTAAATCAAGCTGGTCTGAAAACTCACGTCACAGTCGATGTACGCACATTTATCTGGCAAAAAGCTTGTTTCAATATGGCGATGAATGCCTTGTGCAGTCTAGTCGATGGTTCTCCAGGTCTGCTTCAACAGTTTCCAGACGGATGTCAACTTGCGCACGAAATTGCTGAGGAAGCGATTACCATTGCACAGTTGGAAAGCGCATTTGTGAATCCAGAAAAAGTGCACGGCCTGATTGACTATGCGTGCGCAGACCACACCTATCACCGACCATCTATGCTCCAAGATTTGAAAGCCCAACGCCTGACGGAGATTGAATCACTCAATGGATTTTTGGTGGCAGCCGCTCGCAAGCACGGTAAAGAAGTCCCTCTCACTAATTTAATGGCGCGGTTGATTCGGTTACGGGAACGGGCTCCGGAGTTTTGGGCTACAGAACCGATTCATCATTAAACTCGTCCCACTCATCTCCAATCGGCTTGTACGATGGCACGCAGCTTTGAAATTTTCTGGCCAAGAACACCTGAAGGAATGGCTGAGGCTGAGTGGCAAACCAGGCTACAACTCGCCGCTTGTTATCGTTTGGTGGATCACTATGGCTGGACGAGCGTGGTTTATAATCACATAACCCTTCGTATTCCGGGAACTGATCACTTTTTGATTAATCCCTTTGGAGTCCGCTACGATGAACTGCGAGCCAGTGATCTAATTCGGATTGATATAGATGGCAATCAGATCAGCGAGAGCGATTGGCCTGTCAACTGGGCTGGGTACTTGATCCACTCCACAATTCATAAGGGACGTCCGGATCTACACTGTGTCCTGCACACTCATGAAGTTCACTCCCAATCATTGTGTGCCACCAATAGTGAAGTGATCCCAGTGACACAGGAAGGCTGTCAATTCTTTGAGCGTGTTGGCTACCATGATTTCGAAGGAATTGTTCTTGACGGGAGTGAGAGCCCTCGTTTGCTGGAAGCTATGGGGAACAAAAACCATACTCTGGTCTTGAGAAATCATGGCCTGATCACTGCCGGTCCAGATTGTACTTGGGCCTTTGTTCGGCACTTGGCGTTCATTCGTAATGCTGCAGTTCAATTACGTGCGATGTCGACGGGAAAATTACAAAGAATTCCTCCTGGCATCATGGCCAAGACCCGAGAGCAATTTGAGTGGGGTTCTGCGCAGGCTGGTGCAAAGAACCGTCATCCAGAATGGCCTGCCCTCCTCCGTCTGGTTGATCAAAAAGATCCAACTTGGAAACTTTGAGTTTCCACAATTTGTCACAGTTTTCATTCTAATTTAACGAGGAAAACAGATGCAACAGCCACCATTCCGTGCCGAACATGTCGGTTTTCCTACGACCTAAGTTTTCGCTGGATGCTCGTGAACAGTTTCGTAATCAAGAAATTAGCTCTGAGCAATTACGTGAGGTTGAAGACCGAGCAATCCACGATATTGTCAAATTATAGGAAGATCTGGGTTTGGAGAGAACCACTGATGGAGAATATCGCAGGACCTATTTTCATACTGATTTCTTGACTCAGCTTGGTGGTGTTTTGATCAAGGGAGATATCAACGTCAGCTTCAAGACCGCAGATGGCTCTATTAATTTTGCCCCAGCTGTGATGAAGGTTGCTGGGAGAGTCAGCCACCCGCGTTCTATTTAAGGAGCAGATTTTGACTTTGTGAGATCAATTACGAACAAGACCCCCAAGGTGACTATCCTTTCCCCAAACATGCTGCACTTTCGGAGAGGTCGTAAAGCAATCAGCGAAGAGGCTTATCCGGAAATGGAGGACTTTTACTCGGATGTTGCCAAGGCTTAGCAGGAGGAACTGCGTTCCCTGGCTGAGCGAGGGGCGAGTTATGTGCAGCTGGATGACACGAATCTGGCTTATTTGTGGGATCCTATAATGAGAGAAGGTGCCCGGCAAAGAGGAGAAGATCCGGACGCTTTACCAAGACGCTATGCGCAGCTGATCAATGCTGCCATCGCAGGTCGATGCGGATCTTCGGATCTGTGTGCATCTTTGTCAAGGGAACTTCAAGAGTGCCTGGGTTGCAGAAGGTGGAT from SAR324 cluster bacterium encodes:
- a CDS encoding ketopantoate reductase family protein, translated to MKLRYSMLGAGAMGSVFGARLALQGHSVELLNRTPDHARAIKEQGGLICHLDKRKHLIPLQADLVTNADSADVVFLFTKTYQIKEALVNLPTKLRSAHFITLQNGLGNGQQVAAYVGINQTVEGVSIMPAEFIKPGEVGSAGSSETWMFSANGEQSEIVSQVGEDLNQAGLKTHVTVDVRTFIWQKACFNMAMNALCSLVDGSPGLLQQFPDGCQLAHEIAEEAITIAQLESAFVNPEKVHGLIDYACADHTYHRPSMLQDLKAQRLTEIESLNGFLVAAARKHGKEVPLTNLMARLIRLRERAPEFWATEPIHH
- a CDS encoding class II aldolase/adducin family protein, with product MARSFEIFWPRTPEGMAEAEWQTRLQLAACYRLVDHYGWTSVVYNHITLRIPGTDHFLINPFGVRYDELRASDLIRIDIDGNQISESDWPVNWAGYLIHSTIHKGRPDLHCVLHTHEVHSQSLCATNSEVIPVTQEGCQFFERVGYHDFEGIVLDGSESPRLLEAMGNKNHTLVLRNHGLITAGPDCTWAFVRHLAFIRNAAVQLRAMSTGKLQRIPPGIMAKTREQFEWGSAQAGAKNRHPEWPALLRLVDQKDPTWKL